In Oryzias melastigma strain HK-1 linkage group LG14, ASM292280v2, whole genome shotgun sequence, the DNA window CATTAGAAATAATGAGTAGTCTATTTAATGTGGAGAATTCCATATGGACAATATGTCTGATAGAACAGAAGGAAACATTTAGAGTAGACACACATTCAGCTGTTCAGTGTTTATGTCCTGTTCAAATGATGCTACAGAAACATAATTTCATTAGTGTATTTGTAACTGTCTGCAGCAGGAGTGCCAAAAGCGTGTcccatgatacgatacatatcacgataaaTTCCAAGACtctaccagaacaatttttcacttttgttttcagagtgtgactttaaaaacaactctacctgaatattaatttgtctttcattttaataaaagaggctcagtgtgctacCAActagtggaaaacaaaaagtaagaaGCTGATAgatgctcataaataatgacataaatattgtcttgtcaacattttaatcgatggaagtatcgccaaatgttttattgtgatttattgccaaatcgatttttcttGCGCTCCTGGTCTGCAGTTGTTAGAAGGTTAGAATGATATTTTAACCAAAAGCTTCATGTTATGTCTGCAGAAGCTCTATTTCTCTGAAtttgttttgaagttaaaaTTCAAGGGGTCTGCAGCTTTTTGTTCATAAGTAGAATTCTAATCTCAttgtaaaagtcattttttacacaaacacagacatcaCCAGACCTGGAAAATCTAGATGTAAATATGTAATTGATAACCAGCATCATGCTGCATCATGACATTTTTGCATGAactcagctgctgctctgcaaccaattgattcatttcatttcattttgctattattgactttttagttttggctttattttacagtaaatttgacatttaaaatcgTAAAAAAGTATGTtaagaatgttttaaatattaatttaaaaaatctgaccatatttttttgtgttggctGGCTTTAGACAACAATAAACCTCCAGTAATTTCAGAGCTTTGTGCTTTAATACCTTTTATGCATGAGTTCGGATGCTAACGCTTTGTTGGTATTTCTTTGAGGTTTTATAGGTCACCCAGCTGTGGCTTTGACACACTTCTGCCTCTGaggccacagaaaaaaaatgaagcctaCATGCAAAATGATAAATGGATAATTACAATTAAAGCTTGAGGTGTTTATTAAGCAGTGTTTTCCTTGACAACCAACATAAACTcccttagtttttatttatagttctGCATATGTATCATTTATATAGTGTACAGATGAATTGTGAATTATTCAAAAACTGCTTTAACCTTAACTGATAGATGTCATCTTCACAGGCTCAGCCCTTCCTGTCGGCATAGACGTCCAGGTGGAGAGCATCGACAGCATATCGGAAGTAAACATGGTGAGATTACTGGGTTTTCTTGTTAGTTGTATCAATTAACCCCTTTAACTTCCTTTATATTTTACCAGAGTTTGGTTGTTCTGTTCCTTACTTTGCCAGGACTTCACAATGACACTTTATCTGAGACACTACTGGCAGGATGACCGACTGGCCTTCCCCTCTAGCAGCAACAAGAGTCGCACATTTGATTCACGCCTTATCAAGAAAATTTGGGTTCCAGATGTGTTCTTTGTCCACTCCAAACGGTCCTTTATCCATGACACAACCATGGAAAACATCATGCTGAGGGTTTTTCCTGATGGCAACATTCTCTACAGTGTCCGGTAAAGCTGAAATTACcgctttgatcatcttttgatttactgtaaaataGTTCACAGTTGTCTTTATATTGTGAttgtgccgtttttagccaaaatcaaaaacttataatactttcttggacatagtttctgcagagcggcaggacttcattagaaattcatatCAGAGTTGTGGGTTGTTGTAGCATTATTTCTACGGACTGTTTATGGAGAGTAAGCCAgctctcatttcccattatccctatgtttacactctctcctgctagcttacaaccccaacttaacattagcggtgcaacaaaaagagCAAGGAATATTGGAAGACAGTTTTGAAGACGTACGTGTTTCTAGTCGTgtagaagtggatgcatcacaatgTTTTTAGCAGAAAGGTTTTGGCTTTTGGCTTCTGTGTCACATCTAAAAGCTCCTGACACACAACAATTTGGATATtgaaatattcataaatgcaatttaaagtttaattttctttacgttTGTCCTCCATCGTGGAAAATGCCatctttaaaacacaattttgattgCATTGAGTCTTTAAAACCTCCTGGAAAATGAGTCACAAAATTTTAACGCTTAAAGACTTCtgtacttttttgtcttttatcgTCACTGTTCACACATCTAAGACCAAGCATAATCTCCGTGAACGTGGTTAATACAAAGTTCCTTTATCGTGTTGACATTCACCAAACAATACTGTGTGTTGTAGGATCACTGTGACGGCGCTCTGTTCAATGGACTTCAGTAGTTTCCCTTTGGACACACAGAACTGCTCTCTAGAGCTGGAGAGCTGTGAGTATCCGCCTCATTCAGGCGTCCAGGCTTACAGCGACCAAACTGGACACACAACAGTCCTCTGTTTCATATTTGCTGTAGTGGGCATCCTGTGTGACTGCAGTGACTGATTATATTTAACTTTTCTCAGTGATTACATAAGAATCAGAATCGCCTTTATtgacattgttaaaaaaaaaaatgaatggctgCTCcttagtgtttaaaaaaacacttcaagtgTACATGCATGCATTCACCCTTGCATGTATGCGTTTAGTACCTCAAGTCAATCAAATGGTGTATGTTCTGTTGAGCTGCTTCTAATGCAGAGCtataatttttatcatttaaaaaaaaacctttttgaaaaaactctTTACAATTAAGCCTGTGAAGCTCACTATGTCagagaattgacagaaaattcaaatttttaggaACCGTGTTTCTTAAACCCTAAATCcacaaaaatgcaatataaTTCTTTAGTGAGATATATATGTTATCAGTAATGATACATTGGGTGAATTTGTAATTGTTTGTccacaacaatgttagttaaagatgcaaaaaaatttGGATCTTAAACTTGATCCACCAATTTTTAACAAGGTGTAACTctgttataaataattaattaacaaaaaagtagcattttttttccaattcagcaagtagtcattaaacaataagaaataatagtaatattctcatcataaagtttaaaaatgtgttaaactttttattgtcaaaagtgtttttgagattatatggaagcagccattttgaaatgagcaggaaaagcctcTCTACTACCCCTAGTGGAaagatgatgaactacagggccaaaaaaaatcatttaccAAGTTATAAtgggtttaaataaagttttagtcaTGCTAATGCAATAGAGGTCTCACAAATGAATCCATCAAATGTGATTCAGATGGTTAtatagggttaaaaaaaataattaaaagacagtaTCTGAATGTGAACAATGACAAATAagagttaaaatgaaaatacgaacaaaaaacgcaaaaatatttctgtgttcTGTTCTTTTCTTAATGTCTGTCTTTGTTGACTGAATGCTGAGACACATTCTCTCCTTTCTTGAAGATGCATACAATGAGAACGATCTAATGCTCTACTGGAAGAACGGGAATGATTCGTTGAGGACTGATGAGATTGTGCTCTCTCAGTTTTTTGTTGAAGACTTCCAGCCGTCCTTTGGGCTCGCCTTCTACAGCAGCACTGGTATGTGAAGCTCTCCGCCTCTGGACACGTCACTGTAGCTAAAACCAGTGGAAATGTTCAAACCCATGTGACCTTTACCTTTGTCTAGTTCAAAACTGACTTCCAATATGTGTCAgttgttttacctttatttcTATGACACACTAGAGGTCATTTTCTTGACCTTCACTTGGTTCAAAACAGTCTGGGCTCtggctaaatatatatatttttattaacttctTTCTTTACTTCATTTTTGGGATTTAATTCCATTTTTACGCTCAACCAAGTAACAGTCCTACTCCATTTTTGGATTCCTTTGAAagtgtcttttaattgtgataatgcagtttttggcttaaatcaaagaacattaatAATTTTCTAGCACACAGTTGCTGAATAAGCACAGTAGTTAATTTGAATTTGGCCTATGAGTTTTAGGCCCATTGAGGCCGAGCAACCCCACtcctcttcccatcacccatagaTAAGAGCACACTATTGATGTGCTCTCCCGCTATAGCTTAAATGAGCTAATAACCCCAagtaacattagtggtgcaacaaaaatggtaatcaatatcagagctatccagccatacagtttcaAAGATACcagcttagatgaggaaaacaatggATATTTGCCTGCAGGTGGATGTATAAAAATGGAGCGGGGCAGGAAGCTTGTTGCACACTTATGTggctgattcacaatgattttaataaagaaaaactcagaaatgcaattttaaacttaatttacttaatatgtcctccatcattaagTGTAAGATATAAGCCCTTCCTAAGATTCAATACATTTctgcacaaaatgaattatttgtGATCTCAGCTGCAATTTTGagcaaatgtttgtttctaaatatatatatattttttgtctctgtTTCAGGTTGGTACAATCGGCTCTACATCAACTTCATTCTGAGGAGGCACATCTTTTTCTTCATGCTCCAAACCTACTTTCCAACCATGCTGATGGTCATGCTGTCTTGGGTTTCCTTCTGGATCGACAGGAGGGCTGTGCCTGCACGTGTCTCTTTGGGTATGAGATTTACCAATTATAGGAATGTAGAGATTAAGGTAACTAATAATGTATGATTTAGAGCTTAAACAGTCCATAACTAAAATTTGGGGTCGTTTTCTATCCTTAAAGTTCGGTAGTCAAGGATAACAGAgaacaaaaatgcataaatctttgttttatttaatcccTTTTACGATGCATATTCAAATTTCTTTGATTTAGAGCAAACTCGTGTGTCTGTGGCTTAAAAACTGCAAGCAgtcattaatgttttttgtttttttttggagcttttgtgtctttttaatattttttctaagtGATGGGACCTGTGGCATACAGAGACATTATTACACTGCAGGGATTGTGATCCACTGACCTACATTTAAATGCACTGCATGTATTATAATCCTCCCAGACTTtgtaaatcaacatttttaatactttgtgCCGTCGCTTTGTGTGCTCAGGCATCACCACGGTTCTGACCATGTCCACCATCATCACCGGCGTCTCAGCCTCCATGCCGCAGGTCTCATACGTCAAAGCCGTGGACATCTACTTGTGGGCCAGCTTCCTGTTCGTCTTTCTGTCTGTCATCGAATACGCTGCCGTCAACTATTTCACCACGGTGGAGGAGATGAAGAAGCTAAAGAACGCAAAGGTCTTTTTTAAGTCAGTCCTGAATCATCAGCACAAACAGACATCCCAACATGCTCTCTGTTTCCACAGATTCCCAGCTCCTATAACGCTAACCAGGCTATGGCCTTCGATGggtgtttccatgacaacgaCATTGACCTGCCCTCTTTCCCCGAGGCGGCCAGCACCCCGAACACAGAGAGAAACACGCAATCTCGAAACTCCACCATCTCTGCGCCTTCAGAGGGGACCAGGCTCCGCCGCCGGAACACGATAAAACACAACCTCAACTTCATCATGAGCAACAGCTACATGATCGACTCCTACTCCAGAGTTATATTTCCTTTGGCTTACCTGCTCTTCAACATCATTTACTGGAGCTTGTATGCATAGCGCAACGAACAAGAGACACAatagggttttgtttttttaagaagttcCAAAACACAAtgtgctgtaaaaaaatgttaccattACAATAAACGCAGCATAACCTGTTTATATCTATAGGTCCCCAAATATGTCCGTGATAACAAGAACTTCCTCTTCTGAAGGTTTTAcagtcttttattctgaaaacggAAATGGACTAAAGTGGAGCAAAGTAAGACAACATGTTTGAATGGATGTTTATGCCTGTTTTTGACTGGCAGTTTTTTaagagacatttttaaacatttttttgacataagatataaaattatttaattaactaTACAGCTGAAGATTTAGAACAATAAATACTATCTAgcctttgtgttatttttatgatgCTTTAACTATTTTCAACCATAACCTGTAGCTGTCTCAATGAATTTCTAAAATCTATgcttggaaaaataaacaatttcttaaTGAATTTAtgataaaagtgtattttattttataagaatGCCTGTGACAGCTAGTGTTGGGCAATATGCAAAACAAATCTTgataatataaattattttatatcacaaaaacaataaagtatatttttaggtattctctgaaaaaaataacaaaaatgtcagtgtttacttttctctgattttatgttttcaagtaaataacatgtaaacattttttaaaatccacaaGAGTTTCACGTTTCtttgtaggaaaacacatttctgca includes these proteins:
- the gabrr3a gene encoding gamma-aminobutyric acid receptor subunit rho-3a; the protein is MRLALLALRLMCLAWLWPVTQLNSSTFPKKRRHKELYVGENSKLKHGDTKLKHGGRVDLKMKKLDSTKSLLIKSEQLLRIEDHDFAMRPGFGGSALPVGIDVQVESIDSISEVNMDFTMTLYLRHYWQDDRLAFPSSSNKSRTFDSRLIKKIWVPDVFFVHSKRSFIHDTTMENIMLRVFPDGNILYSVRITVTALCSMDFSSFPLDTQNCSLELESYAYNENDLMLYWKNGNDSLRTDEIVLSQFFVEDFQPSFGLAFYSSTGWYNRLYINFILRRHIFFFMLQTYFPTMLMVMLSWVSFWIDRRAVPARVSLGITTVLTMSTIITGVSASMPQVSYVKAVDIYLWASFLFVFLSVIEYAAVNYFTTVEEMKKLKNAKIPSSYNANQAMAFDGCFHDNDIDLPSFPEAASTPNTERNTQSRNSTISAPSEGTRLRRRNTIKHNLNFIMSNSYMIDSYSRVIFPLAYLLFNIIYWSLYA